The Haliaeetus albicilla chromosome 9, bHalAlb1.1, whole genome shotgun sequence genomic sequence ATTAAGgtatttggaaatgaaaaaaattgttaccCCTGACTTTAGAAAGCAGTGTACTGAcacttgtttttcatgtttttaatgcAGATTTACCTTTGTTTCAGGTTATACACCAGGCACCCCGTATAAAGTATCTTGTTCACCCACTAGTGGAGCAGTGCCACCGTATTCTTCGTCACCAAATCCCTATCAGACTGCTGTGTACCCAGTTCGAAGTGCCTATCCACAGCAGAATCCATATGCACAGGtaaatgaacaaaaccaaaacctcgTTGGATAGTATTTTGTTTACCTTGTAACTTGAACTCTTAACTTTAGAccacatttatttcttcatggATGGAGAGGATTTTTACCTGCGTACAGTAAGAATTCTTAATACAGTGATTTacagagtgtgtgtgtgtgcacttTTACATTCTCTCTCACATGACAGTTACTCTGCACTTACTGATTAGGTGTTCAGTCTTTGAAGAGACACTAGATCCAGTAGTGTTAAAAATGCATGCTGGATGCTGTAACTACCACATCCTGATTTCATTTTGTCACAAATTGTCATAAACTtgcattaatttgtttttttaggAAGCCTCTGTTGTGATTCAGGAATTACCAAGTCATGCTAGGCAAACTGTTGAAAACTATTAGAAAGGCTAGAATTAAGACACTTAAGTAAACATGgtattttggggaaaagttGGCCCTCCTTTTGCATAGAGAAAACTTGCCTGGCATGTATGCAGTAGTTAAAGGGAATTAATAAGCAAGTAACAAGGTTTATCCAATCTGCTTAGTGTATTTGGATTTGTCAAAAACCTTTGGTTCTTTAACTAAAATCAGCTGAATAAAAAGTTGTGAAAGAATGAGAGAAGTTCTGTCATGGATTAATATATGAAAAGACAAGAAACGAAAGGAACAAATGATGAATGAGTCCTTATTGTTGAAGGTACAGTCAGCGTTGGAGTTCTACAAAGGTCCCTGCTTTGCATGTTATCCTAAATGCCTTAAAAAGGGGCTAAATGTTAAAAAATTGCCAGTGAAATGCAATTGGAATAGTTGAAATGAATGTTTTGGCTTCTGCTCTGTAAATACATTGCATCTTTAGaataatgcttttattttatgataCATTCATGAAAGAAGACATCATTTATCTTCCCCACCAGATACACTGTAATTACTTAATTTACTTCTTTTCTCCAACAGCAGGGCACTTATTATACACAGCCTTTATATGCAGCACCACCCCACGTAATTCACCACACCACAGTTGTGCAGCCTAATGGCATGCCAGCAACTATGTATCCTGCTCCGATTCCACCACCAAGAGGAAATGGTGTGACTATGGGGATGGTGGCTGGGACTACTATGGCAATGTCAGCAGGTATGTGAACTTACAACCCTTAAGTTTTCTTGATGAAGCTTTCCTTTCAGTTTGAGACAGAACACAGCTGCATTACAAAAATGTGATGCCAGAAGCATACTTGGCAGAATCATAAAATTGTTTGTATTAGAAGAGGCTTCTGTAGGTCATTTAGTCCAGTGTCTTCAAAGTGGATccagctagatcaggttgcaTACTTGGTCAGTGATATTTTGATCATCTCTGAGGATGGCGATACCACATTCTCTTTTCAGGTGTTAGTATTATggtaaaatagtttttatttatatCTGTATGGAATTTCACTTACTTTTGCATCCTTTGCTTCTCATCTCACCAGTGTCAAGAGTGACTTCCTCTTCACAATACATTTCTCTATGCCTAGCTGAAAACAGCAACCTCTTAAGGCTGAGGAAAATGCAGTGTTCTCAGCCCACCCCTCATATTGCTGACCTTCTTTGTATATTGAGATACAACATTTTATGTGTTTGCACTACCTGCAGGTCTTCTGTGTCACAGGTAATGGTTAGGAATGTCTACTTCCTAATGCCATACTCTTTTAGCGGTagtgttttggagaaaataTTGTTTAACCAATAATCTAGACTCATCTGTGGGTGTTTACTGAGGGGGTGTCATGCTTTGTTACTCAGTGAGTGTTAACTCATGAAGAAATGTCCACATTCACTCAAAGGATGCTCTGTTGAGTAATCTAAAAACAAGAGCCATGAGCTTGTTTTCAGATTCTGGTTTTTATCTTGTCAAATTTATCATTTAATTTGAGGAATCTCAAAACTAGAGAAGTTGTGTCACCAACTGAGCTAACATTGGAATTTCGTATGTGGGCAAGCTTATCCCAGGTGTTTATTAGTGTTTCTACAAAGTGCTGTAGAGAAAGACTGTTAAGATCCTGCTATCTCAGcctgtttgtttctgaagcCCCTTAATCTGTAAAGTCCTATCTGTAATAATAAATCAGTTCGTGTTTGCATTCTGATTTATCAGTCAAGTTATCTCTACCATCAGATATTCTTATGGCATGTAAAGACTGCTGTGGGAAAGTTTCACAGGGAATAATGCTTATGTTGCAGGGTTTCTGCTAGAGCTATTTTTGAGTACTGAGTATCTTTGTATGCATTGGACTAAACATCAAAATGATCCCCTTGCATAAAAGTTTGAAGGCAGATTGGGGCTGGAGTGCAAAATGATACTGGTAACTTTAAATCAGAAGATGAGCAAGctgtaattgtttttaaaattaactctctttttctccccccccccccccccccccttttttccctttgtactAGAATTTGtgcttactgaaaaaaatgttctcttcATCCTAGGTACTTTGTTGACAACTCATTCCCCAACTCCAGTAGCCCCTCATCCAGTTACTATGCCCACATATCGGGCTCCAGGAACACCAACCTATAGTTATGTGCCCCCACAGTGGTGATCATCCTGGCAGTCAGTGTAAGTTACCAACTTAGATTGAAAGCAGTTAATCTTTCTTATAAATGACAGCGTTGCAGGTTCTTTCGGGGAGATTTTTCAGAAGGTAAGCTGTCTGGGGTACTTCTACAGTATTCTAATTGAGTAATATAAGCAGTAATTTTTGTGTATTATAATAGCTGTTCCCTGCAAAGCAGAGAAGCCTAGTGGGACTTCTTCAGTGGTCTGTATCTTCAGAAATCATGAATAATTTTCATGGTTCATGATTGTTGAATATGAAAGAATGAGCCTCAAGTTTGCTGTATTAAAATACATCTGGGACTAAATGTATTCGGTATTTTGGATTCCTTGGTAATTGTTGAATTCAGCAGTAGTATGATTCCTGAATGAAGCAATGTGTGTAACTTTGTAGTCTTGTTTTTGATTGGCTAAATATGTAGGCAAGGCAAGTGTTTTGCCTTGCTCCAAGGGTGAATCTTTCTCACAAGCTGCTGAAACAAATACACAACCTTGAGTTAATTTCATATATTCACTCTGTTTCAGGTAAGTATCAGTTCATACTTCTTGCAGTCAGCATGGAAAAATCGTATCTAGTGTTGACTGAAATTTAGATCATGGGTTTCAAGAAAAGaagtttaattttgaaatctgCTGTAAGGTGGGATGGATTTTGGGAGTGTAACGTGTGTCAGACTGACACAAAGCCTAAAGTTTTGGGGATCCtcacttctgtttctgtttttttttgggggggggggcagggttaGCATAAATTGAGAACAGCTTCATTTGAAATAAGGAGTAGTGAAAATTTCTAGTTCAGTTGGTCTGACATTTAGTCCATTTAGTTTACAACAAAGTTAactttattttaactttctctGGATTTCTGTTTCAGCAGTTAGCAGTCCAGAGTTCTGTGATTACAGGTGACTATATTCCCTTTGAGTTAGTAATGCAACAGccatttctcattttgctgTGATGCTACATATCAGTCTGCAGATCTGAAATGGTTCACATATAATATTTGATCCAGGAGTGTCATATTACATGAGTATAAAAAGTGAGAGTTTTGCTGTGACTGAACTCATGACTGCTGATAATTAAATTTAgcataaaatatctttttaatattGCACCTTCTACTGAAGACAAAATGACTAGCGACGACAGAAAGGTAGAATGGACATGACAGGAGAAAATCAATGTGGTGAATTCTTAACCTAGAAGTCTATAGATTTCAGTTGACTGGTTAAGTGCTAGGGTAGCATTATATAATACTTAACATCTGCTGTGTGTGCTTATTAATGTGGTGTGTGCAATGTTAGAATGTTCTGCCACACTCAAATAGTATTTCACGTAATTGAGAATATTTCCTGGTTTTTTTACCCCCTCTTAATGTAGGTTTGAAGATGGGAGATATGCAATCAAGAAATTGAGGTTTAAAAGTTGGTGCTGAAGCCCTCATGCCTCCAACCAGGACTTTTCTTCTGAATGCTTTCAACACTTGGCTAAACACTACTAATTCCTGATCACTGAAGATTTTCCAGTGCTGCATATCTTACATCTTGGAACTCCAGCAGCTAGTCTTAAAGCAAATCCTGTTTTGTGGACTGTCTTGCAATTTTTTAGCTAATTATAATGATAAAAAGGGAGTATAAATTTATTCTGATCCATATCTAGTTGAATGCAtgttaaaacacaaaaacaaagcTTGCTCAATCTACCTGCAGTGACTGATGCAAAAACCATCATATGCAAATCCAAAGGAActgaaaagtattttacaaCTTGTATCACTAATGCACTGTTGTAATATATGCAGGGTCTTAAAAGGTAGAATCATGAAAGTGAGTTTCTTTATAGAATACCATGATATACATTAGATAAGTGCTTCAGCCTTTTTCAGGTTGATGGAGTTGCCAGTTTAAAAGgggcatatttttatttaagtgatGTATTCTTTTCAAATTCAACTACTAAATTGGAGTGACTGGAAAATGAGTCAGACAGGCTGTAGAAATCCCGCacacaattattttactttgtaccttttcattttcattatatgGATTCAGTGTTACACAGATGTTCATAAGGATCAGAATGAAATGGGAAAGGTAATGCTGTGTGTGCCAGTAAATAAAGCAAACTTCCTTGAGGCAAAACTGGCTCTTAGGAATAGTAGGAGGTGACATCACCTGCAGAACGAATTGCATGTCCTGGGGAGATACATATCCAGTACTATCTTTCATATGATGCAAGATGTGTCAAAGTGAGACTGCCACACAGACTGATagaaaaacactttcttttaGTTCTCAGTTCAGGAAATCCATGCTGTTTTTCCTAAAGAATGTTGTAGTCAGTTGAAAATGTATGTGCAGTTGATCCAGCTTGCTTTCCTGAAACTTAAGAAATGCTAGGGCTTTCtgcaacaaacaggaggagttcAGCTGCATGTTATTCTGAGGAAGGCTTGTGTGCCTGATGAGTATGTTAAAGGGGAACAAATCATTTTAACACAACTTCCTTATTAGTTACTTGCAGTATGGACTATGGATATGCTGTAGTAGGGCTGCCAGAATATAGAGGTTTCGAatagctgttctttttttttttctgaaaatatttgtaattgaAGTAGGAGCCATTTGTTAGTTACAGCATTTTGATGTGTTTtcttagtattttctttttttactttctaaatTGCACTTGGAAGCGTGTAAAATAAGACTTGACTGCAGATCAGCATTTCATTGCAATGAGTCGTTTCTGATATTCTTTCCTGCaacttcaatttttaaaaagtacctCAAAGCAAATGCTGTGGGGATAAAGGGCTAGCCTTAGAACCCATTTATATGCCAAAATTGTTATGGGggagattttaaatttttaaatttgaatatTGCACATAAAATCAAGGTTTTTCTTAAACCTGCTTTGCTTGCGATCCAGAaagatgcaattttcttttattggaTACATTCTGCCTGCAATAAATTATGCAGTAAATGGTTATAAAATGTTGTTCCCTTTCAAGTGTTTACACAGAGGTATATCAGGCTGTATTGTTCTTGTAGGTTAACTTCCattcagaagtaattttttttttttaagttgtctATCTAgttatgctttgttttgggGTGTTCTGCTCCTATACAGATTTGGCAGCTACTTCAGGGTAGCATCAGTGCTGATTTAATGTTGCCGTTCCAGTACTCTGCCCTGGTGGGAGACTTACGTAACTTCATAACCCATTGGTGGCTAGAGCCTTCAGTaactctggttttttttttttttacagtaagcACTCTCCATATTTTGtactactcttttttttttgtttttttgttttgtttaataaagTTTAGGTTTATTTTGCATGAATCGCTGTCAGTGGATGGCCCCCTTATTTCTAATGCCTTGAACATAGCTATGTTGTTGGAATAAGTACTTTAAACCTTACTCATGAGCACTTACTGCAGCTTAGGGATTTCCGTATGTCTTTATATGGAGCAGAAAATGACCCCAGACAAACTTATTTGAATCTGTACTGCTTTGTTCAAGTCTGTTTAAGAATTCCATTTGTGTAGTAGATTTGCAGCTTTGATTAGTCAGGTGTGCCAGAGAGTACAGTGAACATTAATACAGGCCGTTTGTCCATTGTAGCTAGTAGAGAGTGACATTTTGTTGTCTTAGCATGATTTTAACAAAGACCTGAGGTATGGAACAGTCCTGTGTTGGGGAGAAGCTATAAAGAACAAGCTCAAAGCTTTGCTGTCTCCTGTCTCATCACCCAATAAACTAAAGCTTTGAAAATCATAGGAAAGAACTTTCATGAATGCTGCAATAGATGAATAGTTAAGGAATGAATATAACTTCGTATATATTTGCTCTAACTTCAGATTCCTAAATGTCATCTTGGAATTGGTCTCTGTATAATATTCTGTAACATTTAGGCAGTCTCACTTACTTgagcacttttttttaagttgcattATGGGATTCATCCACCAGGGGGAAACTTGTACCTTTTTTGAAAGGTACTACACCTTCCAGTTTTGATCGACTATAATCTACTGGGAGGGTGGAGCATGTCTCCAGTAGTTGATATGGAAAGTAACCAAAAGCacagtgcagggggacgggggggggaatatgtgtatatataactATCATAATGGTATTTTGTTGCAAATAGTAGAAAGCATGGATATAAAACTGTGGCGGGGGAAACTGTACATCATTAAATAGGCGTTTACACAGTGAGGGTCTTACGAAACattctctcctgctttttatATAACATTCCCTATTTAGAAttcctttataaataaatacGCAGTATGTGTTTGCACTAGAGCTCCTCAGCAAATGAAAAGAGCTAGTGCAGAAGAGGCATTTCAGATCAagcttctctttaaaaaaacaaacaaacaaaaaaaacccaaaaaaaacccccacaaaaaacTTTTATGGCAGCTTTAtatgattaaaacaaaaagtactACTTTAAACCTGGAACTGAAAATAACTGTTGCAGCAATAACAAAGAGAAgtccaagaaagaaaatttttttttattaaaatttcagGTGTTGAGTTTagataaagtattttttaaaaactgaggtATTCCCTATGTCAGTAACAACTgatgaaaatgtcttttaaatgtagcagcagcaaaagaaaaatggttgATAATTGGCACCAAAAACGTGTAGCCCTAGTCAGTGGTGTGGTGGTTAACGAAACACTAGGAAGGTAAATGGAGAACCTACTAGTAGATCTTGCTTATGCTTGTTGTAACCATCTTCTGTTTGAAGTTTCTAGCAGATGTGCAGGAATGCTGTTCAAGAAAGCTTTTTTGGTATACTATGCAAGTTTAAATGTTTAGATGCAGTGGTaggtgaaaaaaatcctttatttgaAGTCCGTCCTTGTATTCCTTCatccactggggaaaaaaaaaaaccaaaaaacaccaccaccccgTAAGTACTACTGTGTCTTAGTGTTGTCTGAGAATAGTTCATGGTACAGAGTTGTATAGCAGGGTACTCAATATTGACTACTCTTCATGGAGTGTTCTGGCTTCACTGCTACTTGGGTAGTAAGGCCACTTAAGGTATCTGAGCAAAAGATGGTCAGAATTGGCTTGGAATCACTCCCCAGTGCTTAAGCACAGTATTATACACACCATTCGTTTGGGTTTAGAGCATACTTTTGCTTGAATAGGTAAGCACAGCGATCCGATGCCACCACTTAACTCTGGGTTTAAACTCATACCAGAGTAGTAAATACCATGTATGTGAAACCTCCCATCTTAGGAACATGAACAATAGTGATGCTTCAGCTGGAACTTGTGGGAAAGAGGACAGATGCTGTGGTTGTTGAATGGTAATTTGCAGTTGCCCAGGACTTGGTTTGTGCAGTAGTGGGTAGGAAATGGGCATGATCCATATCCAGCCTTCTCCAGCAGGTGTCACTTGCTGACCTTAGCATGGTCAGGGGGTCAAAAGCAATCCATTAATCTTCATGTCAAAAGTATTTGTGAACACCTCTTCAAAAGACACAACGATTTAAGCTCATGCAGATTGTTCTCAATAAGTGTCAGCATTCTAATCCTCTATCAGCTCTAAGCTTCCTGCAGAGACCCTCAGATTTGATGAGGTACAATGCCAATTAACCAGAACAACTGCAGCAAAGTTAGGGTAGTTTGGTGCATCAAGCCTCGCCAAGAATCAAGTTCATTCTGAGATCTCCTCTGAAGTAGTGAGGACTCCTTCAGCAGGCTGTGTACGCCTCTGTGTGTGGGGGTGCTGAGAGCAAATAAGGTGTATTTTgtagacagaagagaggaaaggggaaactTTTTCTTGTGGGGGTTGAATATAACACTGAAACATCTGAATTCCACAGGTAGTAAGGGTCCATTTGTGATTGTAAAAAGTATTCTAAACAATTGATGGGCTCTGAAGTTTCAACATCAAGAAAGTGAACATGACTTTTCTTAACTGTTGACTTTTGGGCACTTAGAAGGCAAACTGGGAAAGCTTTTTTTAGCTGGCTGCTGTACAGACTTGTTTTAAGTAGAATGGATTtgttagtggttttttttttttggtaatgctATTATTGGCTGCCCTCCTGTCTAAGATTTGAAAAAGTGAGTGCATGCAATGGAAGTACAAGAGGCCCCAGTAATAGTTCTCCATGTTTGTTATGGAATAGACACAGGTTTCCTTTTtatgacttttttaaaaactgtcttACAAACAGTTGTATTGGTACTTTTTTAAGTTTAGGTCAATGTTGTCTTCCAGAATAAGTTTTAAGGCATCACTCACTCCTGCATTGAACTATTGCATCAACACAAAGAGTGGAGATTCCATTCTGAGCCAGTTCAATTGTGAAAATtcatacttttttattttttatgcaaTTCAATGAGTAGATGAGCTCAGatttaaattcttaaaagcACGTTTATTGTAACAAGAATTGTTATGTATTAATACTTCAGTTTTCAATAAAGATTGACTTGTGTTGcttattgtggtttttttcttactgtcttTGGTGTCATCCTTCTAGAAAAGATTCTGTTGCTGGATAGCAGTACAGTATGTTTAAGTTAAGGTATCTTTAAGCCATTGAAATCTGGTGATTgatcaaagcaaagcaaaacatttgaaTAGGTTAAGTGACTTTTTTCAATAAGGTTTCTTAATGGCTAACAGTAGTAAAGGCTTCCCAGTGGGGAGTAAGCTGCCCTAAGTTGCCCCGTCTGAGAGTATGGTAACAGTGGTGCAACTTTGCCTCATTCCCATTTCCTGCGGTTTgagtttatttctttattttatagctTAAAACAAAGAAGATGGAACAGATGTAAAATTTCATGATGCTTTAGCATTTACTTGATACCAAATCAGTGCTGTTTCAGAGGTGAGAGGCCTTGAGCAGAAAGCTGTTATAAATCAGTGTCTTAAGTGTTCCCCAGAAGGCAAAGAATTGAGTAGGTATGAGGTGTGGGtaattttcctatttctttaaAGTGTGGGTGGCTGTAAATGACACTAATGTTAAAATGAAAGTATGTATATTTGGGGGGGACAGGACTATACAGCTTCAACTAACCAGCTATTTTCATTTATTGTAGGTCttcaaaaataacaataacTTACTGGGTAATGTACCTGTGAAAAGCAATGCATGTGGAAGAGGAAGGTGTAACATCAGTAACTGCATCGATCTGCAGAAATAGCATCTTGTTTTTGAGATTATTGCTCTTGTTTAGTCAAGTAGTTGAGCTTCTAAAACAGTAGCCACGCACAAGGAATCCCATGGACAGATGTTTTTCAGTACATTTTACCTCAAGCTAATTGCTGGTCTGTTATCCTGGGATCACTTTTAATTTACA encodes the following:
- the FAM168B gene encoding myelin-associated neurite-outgrowth inhibitor isoform X1 gives rise to the protein MNPVYSPGSSGVPYANAKGIGYPAGFPMGYAAAAPAYSPNMYPGANPTFQTGYTPGTPYKVSCSPTSGAVPPYSSSPNPYQTAVYPVRSAYPQQNPYAQQGTYYTQPLYAAPPHVIHHTTVVQPNGMPATMYPAPIPPPRGNGVTMGMVAGTTMAMSAGTLLTTHSPTPVAPHPVTMPTYRAPGTPTYSYVPPQW
- the FAM168B gene encoding myelin-associated neurite-outgrowth inhibitor isoform X2, encoding MNPVYSPGSSGVPYANAKGIGYPAGFPMGYAAAAPAYSPNMYPGANPTFQTGYTPGTPYKVSCSPTSGAVPPYSSSPNPYQTAVYPVRSAYPQQNPYAQGTYYTQPLYAAPPHVIHHTTVVQPNGMPATMYPAPIPPPRGNGVTMGMVAGTTMAMSAGTLLTTHSPTPVAPHPVTMPTYRAPGTPTYSYVPPQW
- the FAM168B gene encoding myelin-associated neurite-outgrowth inhibitor isoform X3, whose translation is MNPVYSPGSSGVPYANAKGIGYPAGFPMGYAAAAPAYSPNMYPGANPTFQTGYTPGTPYKVSCSPTSGAVPPYSSSPNPYQTAVYPVRSAYPQQNPYAQQGTYYTQPLYAAPPHVIHHTTVVQPNGMPATMYPAPIPPPRGNGVTMGMVAGTTMAMSAGLKMGDMQSRN